The window GCGCGAGAAAGGTGTTGTAGTTCATGCCCTGCTCGCCGAGCAGGCGGGCGTATTCGCCGGGCGCGAAACCGGGCGAGCCGCGAAACATCAGGCGCGCCATCAGGCTGCTGAGCCCCGACTGCCCGGCCGGCTCGTACGCCGTTCCGGCGCGATACCAGACCGCGACGTCCACGCCGGCGGCGAGCGAGTCGGGCGCCATCAGCACGCTCAGGCCGTTGGCGAGCCGAAAAGTCGTGGGCGCGGCCGCTTGGGCGGTGGTCGAAACCGTGAGCGCGACCATCGCGATCCAGATGAACCCGGGTCTCATTCGAGGGTTGCCTTTCCGGGTCACGAGCCCGAGGCGGGTTCGGGACCCTGCGCGATCGAATCCGTCAGCGTAGCAGAGCGAGCCGCACCGTCTGGGTGCGACCCGCAGCGTACAAGTTTACGAAATAAATCCCCGACGGCGCCGAACGGCCTTGGGCGTCGTCGCCCGACCATTGCGCCACGTGCCAGCGGCCGCAAGCCAGCGTGCCCGAGTAGAGTTCCCGAACCAGACGCCCGCTCCCGTCGAACACGCGCAGCCTGCCGGTCTGGGACTCGGTGAAATGGGGGCCCAGCCCGAAGCGCACCTCGAGCGGCGCACTCCGCGGCTCGAATGGATTGGGGCTCTGGATCGCCACCTCGACGTAACCGGTCGGCGGAAGCTCGGGCGCCGGAGGTCCGGGCGTCCAGGCGAGCGCCGCGGCGCCGTTGGGGATCCCCCAGCCGTAAACGTCGTCGGGGCCGCAGCAGCTCGAGGCGGTCTCGCGCAGGGCGCGGATCACCTCGGTGGGCGTCCACGCCGGTCGAGCCTCGAGCAGGCAGGCGGCGAGCCCGGCGATCAGCGGCGCCGAGAACGAGGTGCCGTCGGCCAGCAGGAAGCCGTCGGGCACTCCCGACCCCGAAACCACCCACGCCGCCTCTCCGCGCGCCATGAGATCAGGCTTGATGCGCCCGTCCGAGGTCGGGCCCCGCGACGAAAAGCTCGTCACCACGCCGAACGAGTCCACCGCTCCCGCGGCAATCAGGCTGTCGCCGTTGACGTCGGCGGGCGCCACCAGGCGCGGCAGCGGCCCCTCGCCGTCGTTCCCGACGCTGTTGACCACCAGGATGCCCTTGCTGGCCGCGATCTCGGCGGCCCGTGAGACCTCCGAGGTGTGTCCGTCCAGGTCGGCCGGACCGAGACTCGGCCACGGCGAATCGAAGCGGTTGTAGCCCACCGACGACGAGATCACGTCGGCCCCGAGACTGTCGGCCCATTCGGCGGCCTGCGACCAGTAGAGCATCTCGACCGGAGTCTCGCGGGTCTCGACCTCGGAGCGGGCGAGCGCGAAGTCGGCGCGATAGGCACTGCCGAGATAGACCCCGGGTTCGTAGCCGGCGATGCAGCCGAACGTCCACGTGCCGTGCTCGAACGAGGCGAGCTGAGTGGTGTCGGTCACGGTGGTGTCGCCGTCGACGAAGTCGCGCACCAATCCCGGGGCGATGATCACGTTGCGCAGCGCGTCGTGCCGATCGTGGAAGTTGAAGCCGTCGTCGAACAGCACGATCAGCCTGCCGCTCCCCGCGTAGCCCGAGTCGTGGAGCGCGGTGGCCCCGATCTGAGCGAGCTGGAGCCAGGCGAGGCCGCTCTGCGTCGACGGCACGAGCGGCGGCGACAGGACCTGATCCCCCGATGCGCGACGACCTTCCGTCCGGGTCGAGGACGGGCTCGAGCGACTCACCTCCGCGCCCGAGGCTCGCGGCGGCACGACACGCGTGAGTCGCACCGGCGCGATCGCCGAGACGAAGGGCAGGCCGGCCACGGGCTCGAGGTCGCCGGGCGTCACGCGCACCGCGGCGCGGTTCAGCCACCGCGACACCGCGATCGGCCTGAGCCCCAGCGATCGAAGCGCGTCCAGGTACTCGGACGGCACCGGCAGATCCGCGGCGTCCACCAAAGGCGAGACGTGGGCGCGGAGCCGACGAGCCAGCGCGCGGGGCGTGAGCGCGGCGCGCGCGGCATTCAGGGCGAGCGCCTCCGCGGCCGGACCGCCGGGCGATTTGTCGCGGAAGCAGATCCAGACGCTCGCCGAATCGCCGGACGAAAGTGCGAACGGAAGCAGCGACGGATCGAGCTTGGCGCCGAGCGCCGCCGGTGCTCGCGGCACGGCGGCCTCTCCCGGCTGCGCGACCGCCAACCATGCCATCCCGCAAAGGAGACACGCCCAGGCGAGGTCAGCAGCAAGCGTTCGCGACAATCGAACCGTCCCGGTCGAGGGATGAACTAGCGGGCCGTGGAGGCGAGAAGCCGCAGCTCGGCGCTGAGGTGGCCGACCTCGAGCCCGGCCACGTTCCGAAGCAGGGGCCGCTCCCAATCCGCGACCCTCGCGCGCGAGGGCTCCTCGAGCGCGCCGAGCTGCGCCAGAGCGGCGATCGTTGCCGGCGCCACCGCGCGCGCCGCTCCATCTTCGCACTTGACCGCGATGCCGATTCCACGCGCCGGCCAGCCGACACACTCGAGACCTTCGGCCCCGCCCTTCGCGACCAGCGCCGGGGACGCCTCCATCAGCTCGGTGCTGAAGCGCCCCTTTCCGCCCGTCGCCCACGGGTGCTTCATCATCGCGGCGCGAATGCGCGACAGCGCCTGGCCGCGCGCGTCGTCGGCACTGGACGACAGCCGCGCGTAACCCAGGGCCATGCCCGAGAGCGGCAGCGCGAACACGCACACGCTGCACCCGTCGATCGCGATCGGCACTCGCTCCGGGCTCGTGCCGCACACGCTCGCCACCGTGCGATGCAGGAGTTGCTGGAGCGGGTGCGATGGGCGCTCGTAGCCTGCGGTCGGCCAGCTCTCGGCGCGACACATCGCCAGCATTCCGGCGTGCTTTCCCGAGCAATTGTTGTAGAGCGGGGTTGGCGGCAGACGCCGCTCGCGGAATTCGCGCAGCGCGTCCGGATCCACCGGCTCGTGGAATCCGCACGCCAGATCGCTCTCGCGGCAGTCGATCTTCGCGAGGATGCCGCGAACCAGATCGAGGTGAGCCGCCGTGCCGGTGTGCGAGGCCGCCATCACCGCCAGCTCGGCGTCACTGAACGACCAGCGATCGGCGTGGCCGCGCTCGACCAGTGGCAGCAGCTGAAAGGGCTTGGCCGCCGAACGAAAGGTGGTGACGCTGTCGGCGGCCTCGGTGGCGGCGACTTCGGCGCCGTTCACGTCACAGGCGGCGAGCTGAAGGCGATGGCGCGATTCGGGGATCGTGCCGCGCCAGACCTGGACTTCGAGGTGGACTCGCATGGCGGGGCGCTCTCGCCCGGATCAGCGGATGACGATGAACCGGCTCTGGAACGCGAATGTGCCCGCCTCGACCCGATACATGTAGATCCCCGAGGCGACATCCTGGCCGCCCGCGTTCTTGAGATCCCATCGCTCGAAATCCCGCGTCGGATCGGAATGCTGCAGCACCCTCACCAGATCGCCAGCCGAGGTGTAGATCCGGATCTTGGCCGAGTTCGGGAGATTGACGAAGTGGATCTCGTGCTGCCCGGGCTGATCCCAGGACTCGGTGGCACGATAGGGATTCGGGACCACCATCACCGATTCGAGGTCGGTGGTGGGTCCGCCGGTCGGTTCGATCCCGGGCGTCAGATTGGCGAGCTTGTTGTTGAGGTTGGGGCAGGTGAACTTGTTCGAGGGGTTGGCGCACGGACCGTAGACCCCGGCGGTGTCGGGGACGAACATGTCCTCGTAGGTCGCTTCGGCCCCCGAATTGAACAGCTCGTAGGTCACCGAGTAGTAGGTGGTGAATCCGTTGTGGGGACCGGGTGGAATGATCAGGCTCAACACCGAGTCCGCGAGGCAACGGTTGGCGCGCAAGTCGATAATCGGGCAGGTCTTCACGTAGTGGCCGCACGAGTCCGGGTCGAGGAAGGTCGCGATGCTGTCGTTCATGACCTGGCCGCCGCACATGAACTGGAGCGTGGTCTTGTCGACGCGCGACATGAACCAGGTCAGGGTGTCGCCCGCTTGCACCGAGTAGCGCCGGATCAGCTCCATGTGGGAGCTGTCGGGCGAATTGACCACCCGATAGATCCGGTAGCCTCCGAAATCCGAGCGCGCCTCGGCGACCCGGTCGCGAAGGAAGCGCACCGTGACGGTGCGCTGCCTCGGCTGAATGCTGTCGGGCAGCGGCGCGAGTCCGAGACCCTGGCAGAGCTGGGTGTAGGGAAAGGTGGAGTGGGCGACGTCGCGATAGGCGCCGGCGTATGCCCAGATCGGGATTTTCGGGAAGGTATTGGCCGCCCGTGCCTGCGTTCCACAGACCGCGCTGGCCATCACGGCCAGCGCGGCGTGGAACATCGTCCGCTTCCAGTCGAACAAGACGCTATCGTCCTTTCAAGTGCGCTAACGGTCTCGAACCCGCGCGTGAACCATCGCGCCGGTCGACGGGGCTCCCATGGTGACGGCCGGTGGACTCGAGATGGGGCTGTTCACCGTCGCGACCGGCCTGAGCCTGCTCGAGCCGCTCGGCGCCGATTTCGTCAGCCCCCAGAAGTTCTGGAGGACGGCGTCCACAAGATCCTGGGCGTCCTGGCGAGTGTAGCGCCAGAAACTGAATCCGGTGAAGATGATCGGCTTGATGGTGTCGAGCCCGTGATAGATGGTCATGCAGACGTTGAAGTTGTTCTGGACGAGGCTGATCTGCGACGCAGAGAACACGGTGTCGAGCGTCGACTGAAGGTTCTCCGTCAAGGGGCTCGGGTCGAGATCCTCCTGGATCCAGTTCGGCTGGCTCAGGTACTCGATGTCCAGGGCACTGGCGCTGTAGAAATCCGAACTCGAACGGAGCGGCGGAAGCGGATCCGTCGCCGGGGACTTCAGACGCATCTGCATGGGCATGTGCGCGTACGTGGCCGCGTAGTTGTAGGGCACCGTCGGCACGTTGGCCGGGAAGGAATCGTAGCGAGCCAGGGTGCGGCTGATCACCAGATTCGGCGGGCCGGCGACCTTGATCTCCGATTGCCAGTGCGCAAGGTCGAACATCATCCTCCCCGGCACCAATTCGGAATAGGGCGGCAATGTGGTGAAAGTCTTTCCCGCCCCATATCCGCCTGGCGGATCGTTGGTAGACTTGTTGTAGACGCTCAGGCTCGCGTACGCGATTCCGCCGCCCGTCAGCCACAAATGCCCTCCCTGGGACACATAAGCGGCGATCGAATTGGCATTCCCGGGCGAGGTCATGTATCTCAGCGCGGTCTGGCCTGCGATGAGCTGCGTCCCTGGGGCTGTGTTGATGGCGGCGACAGCATCCGTGATCCAGATCAAGTGAGCGTACTGTCCTATCGTCGCCAGAGGAATGTGCAGGTCGGAGCGTCCAAGCCGGGTGTTGATCGTATCGAACGAGTACCCCGCGAACAGGCCGGGCGAGCTGAGGCTTCCCGCCGGATATCCCTTCCACGAGTATCCGCCCCGAGCGAATAGGAAGGTGTCCAACTCCGCGGTGTCGGGCCAGCGCCCCGTGGGCGACCTGTAGCTGCCGTTGGGGTTCTGGCTATCCAACACACCCCGCGTGTCGTTGACGATCCCGAGCGGCTTCGACAGCGTCGAGAGCACGGCGGTGAGGTTCACGATGCCGAGGCTCTTCAAGCCGTTGTTGTCCTCGGACTCGACGTAGAAGAGATGGTTCTCTCCGCCCCCGAATGGCCCCACCAGAGCCTGAGTATTGCCCAGCGCCTGGTCGCTCCAGTGCCTGAAATCGGTGGCGGGAGGATCCCGCGGCGTCTCGTCGGACGGATCGCTGATGTCGAGCGCCCAGCGATAACCCTTGACGGTCGCTCCCGGCCCGGCTTCCGCCGTCCAGTAGAACGGAATCGGCTGGCCCGCCCCGACCTCCAGCGGGATCTGGTACTGCGGGAGGATCGAGTAGGCAGCGGTCTTGTATGTGTAAGTGAAGATCGAATTGAAGATGGTGAGCAACGGACCGCCGGCCGCCGCGAACGTGACGCGGAGAGCCAGCATGTTTCCGTTCAGCGAGAAGACCGGCGAATAGGCTCCGGCTTCGTCGAACGCGACCACCACGAACAGGTAGTCGCCCTGCGGCACCAGGTTCGTGTATTGCACCTCGGTGGTGTCGCCGGAGGTGGAATCCCAGCCCGCCCAGTTTCTGGGTGCGTAGTAGCGACGCACCGAATCCGGCGTCGAGATCGCGACCGAGACCGGGACCGGCGAATTGTTGGTGAGCATGATGAATTTGTACTTGACGGGCTTCTTCGAATCGAAGATCCCGTCGTCGTCCGTGCCGGTCCAGTTGATCCGCACCGCCGGCGTCACGTAGCTGCGCCCGCGGTCGCTGGGGGGCGGCTGCAGGATCATGACCGTGGGCGCCACGGTGTAGGTGAAGAACGAACGGTAGAGCGGGGTCGACTGCAGCCCGCCGTTGTCGATCGCCTTGACCACGAAAGTATGGAAATCCGACGAGCCATTGACGCCCGGCTGGCTGCTGTCGGGCTTGGTGGCGCTGAAGTTGATCAACTCCTCACTCTTGAGGGTGCTGACCCAGGCAGTGTCCGGCTCCGGATCGGCGGCGGTCGGCGACGGCGGATCGATGGCGTAGAGATAGTGGTCGATTCGTCCATCGGGGTCGTAACCCAGCCAGTCCATGCGATACGAGTACTCGAACCGCGTGGACTGGTTGTAGGGCGCTCGCGTCAGCTCGATCGTCGGGCGGATGTTGGCGCGTGGATTCGTGATCGACTTCTTGCTGCAGCCGGCGGACAGGATCGCCAGCGGCACGATGATGAATAGAGTTGCCGGGGCGAGCAGGATTCGGCGGATGCTCATCGCTCACCTCTCCTTCGTAAGACCTCTGCGGCCGTGCCCGGTGCGCTTGGGACCCATGAGGAACTGGCGGAGGGCGCCGGCGGCGGCGGAGGGGGCGCCGGCACCGTCACCAGATACGAGTAGTTCGAGCAGCGCCCCGCTCCCGGACGGTCTTCGCAGTCCGCGCAGTCGCACAGCTCGACCATCACGCGGATCTGTGTGCCACCGAGCGAGTCGGGGAGGGTCACCGAAACCGGCAGGTTCGCGACCCGGAAACAGCTGGCGGGGGCAAACGTGACCGAATCGGTCGGCGACGTCACGTTGCGCGGGCCCCGGAACGAAGCCGAGTAGCGGTAGACGGCGCTCGCCGGCGGGCCGCCCGGTGCGGGCGGAGAGCCGGACCCTCCGCCCTCGGGATCGAATGGATCGAGGTCGCTCCCGACCAGGTTGAGGGTCAGAATTCGGGTGAAATACACGTCCCCCGGATGCGGACGCATCGCCGCGGTGAACGCGAAATAAGGTGGAAAGTCCACGTTGAAAACCATGATCTGCTTGCGAAGCGCGATCTGTTGTGGTGTCCCGCCCCCGCCGTCCACCGCGGCCACGATGTTCTGCGCCGTAAGATCGGGAGTGGATCCGATGCGATTGTCCACCGTGCCGTCTCCGTCCTGGGCGCGGGCGAAGAAGTAGTAGGTCCCGGCCCGATTGAACGACCAGTAGGCGCCGATGTTCGGTGAGCGGAAGACGTTCGCGGGATCGTAGATGGGGTAGAGCCCGGTCTGAGTTCCCGCCTGGTCGGTCGGCGGCACGCTCGTCAGGGTGGCGGGAACGCGGGAGCGGAAGCCGATGGGCGAGCCATTCGGCGGGCGGACCTGGATCACGGGATTCAGGAGGGTGTCCGAGGGCGGCGCATTGGGATCATTCCCCGTCCAGACCACGCTGTAGGGCGAGTCGGCGTCGAACCCCCCATTGAAGAACAGCAGCCACGAGTTCATCCGGACGGTCTCGAACTCGCGCACGCAGTAGATCTTGTTTCCATAGAACTCGAGGAAGCTCTTGTAGGGCTTGCGCTGGGACGGCAGCACTTTCAGCGAGTCGGCGCTGAGGTAGCAATGCGCGGGCCGCAAGTCCGCGAACGATCCGCCCGGATTGGAGTTGCTCGGCCAGATCGCCACGTCGACCGAGCGATCCCCGCCTGAACGGGTCCAGCCCACCCAGGACGTGTCCGCGCCCGCAAACCAGGAGTCGGGCGGAAAGTTCATCTGGAACTCGCGCGAGGTCTGCCGCGAGCCGCTCGAGCCATCGATCCCCCTGAGATAGAAGATCTTGAGCCCGGGGCCGACGCGGTCGGCGACGCCGCTGTTGTAGGTCAGCGAGGTGACCGACGAGTCCACGGAGACGAACTGCGGCTCGTCCATCTTGTACTTGTAGCCCACCGCCGCGTTCGACGCCGTCGTGACCTCGGAATGCCAGTGGATGTCGAGACGGGCACCCGAGGGCACCACCGCGGTGGGCACTCGGCCAATCGCAAAGGTGTCGGTGGAACCCACCTGGAACTGTTGAAGCGAGCGAGTGAGCGCGAGCGTGTTCGGATCCTGTGTGAACACGTAGCCGGTCGCGAGGAATTGATCGATCACCGCCAGCGGCGGGAAGCGGTCGAACGCGCGGAAGATGAAGCGCGCCGGCGTCGG of the Candidatus Sulfotelmatobacter sp. genome contains:
- a CDS encoding S8 family serine peptidase produces the protein MPRAPAALGAKLDPSLLPFALSSGDSASVWICFRDKSPGGPAAEALALNAARAALTPRALARRLRAHVSPLVDAADLPVPSEYLDALRSLGLRPIAVSRWLNRAAVRVTPGDLEPVAGLPFVSAIAPVRLTRVVPPRASGAEVSRSSPSSTRTEGRRASGDQVLSPPLVPSTQSGLAWLQLAQIGATALHDSGYAGSGRLIVLFDDGFNFHDRHDALRNVIIAPGLVRDFVDGDTTVTDTTQLASFEHGTWTFGCIAGYEPGVYLGSAYRADFALARSEVETRETPVEMLYWSQAAEWADSLGADVISSSVGYNRFDSPWPSLGPADLDGHTSEVSRAAEIAASKGILVVNSVGNDGEGPLPRLVAPADVNGDSLIAAGAVDSFGVVTSFSSRGPTSDGRIKPDLMARGEAAWVVSGSGVPDGFLLADGTSFSAPLIAGLAACLLEARPAWTPTEVIRALRETASSCCGPDDVYGWGIPNGAAALAWTPGPPAPELPPTGYVEVAIQSPNPFEPRSAPLEVRFGLGPHFTESQTGRLRVFDGSGRLVRELYSGTLACGRWHVAQWSGDDAQGRSAPSGIYFVNLYAAGRTQTVRLALLR
- a CDS encoding asparaginase, producing MRVHLEVQVWRGTIPESRHRLQLAACDVNGAEVAATEAADSVTTFRSAAKPFQLLPLVERGHADRWSFSDAELAVMAASHTGTAAHLDLVRGILAKIDCRESDLACGFHEPVDPDALREFRERRLPPTPLYNNCSGKHAGMLAMCRAESWPTAGYERPSHPLQQLLHRTVASVCGTSPERVPIAIDGCSVCVFALPLSGMALGYARLSSSADDARGQALSRIRAAMMKHPWATGGKGRFSTELMEASPALVAKGGAEGLECVGWPARGIGIAVKCEDGAARAVAPATIAALAQLGALEEPSRARVADWERPLLRNVAGLEVGHLSAELRLLASTAR